Below is a window of Planococcus rifietoensis DNA.
GCTGTCACTTCGAGAATGCCTGGAAGCGTATCGATTTCCGCCACGAGCGAATGATAACGCACAACCGGCGTCGGTGAAATCAACCCCGCAAAAACTCCTTGCCCGCTATGTGTCACTTCCGATACTTTGCCGTGGACAGGCTGGACGCCTTTACGGACTTTGCCTCCGTAGAACTCGACGATGCTCTGGTGGCCCAGGCACACGCCGAGTATCGGAATGTTCCCGCTAAGCTGTTCGAGCGCTTTGGTCCCGACGCCCGGCTGCAAAGGCTTGCCCGGCCCTGGCGACAGCACGATCAGTTCCGGCGATAAGGCTTCGAGATCTTGCAGCACGGCACGGTCATTCTGTAAGACTTCCACACGCGCACCGAGCCGCTCGAAGTAATGGACCAGATTATATGTAAATGAATCGTAATGATCGATGATGACAATCACGGGAAAAACTCCTCTTCAAATGAAATGTCGCGTAGTTTCATTATAAAGGGAGTGGGGCGATTAAGCATAGCTTATGCAATGGCATGCAATCAGAAGAATGTCCGAATTAAGTTTACTTCACGGAACACAGGTTATAAATAGCGCAATCTTCAATGCATAAAGCTAGTTTATCCACATTCGCCTCTCCAGATAATTAAATATGCCAGCATGCCCACCATAACATGCCAACTTTCTTTTTCCAAATAAAGGATGCACGCTAAAAACCCGGATCGCCTGGCGATCCGGGTTTTGTCTATTTAATCGATCTGACGCAATGCAGCAGCGAGCCGTGCGGCGAAATTCTCCGGCGGTTCCTCTGTTGTAAGTCGCAGACACACAATATTCGGGTTCGAGTCGATGCTTTGTTCAAATTCTGTCGGCAAGGCGATTGGGTATTGCTGCAATGCTTGCGTAAATAACGGCACTTCTTCAGGGAGCAGGTAGATGTCTGCTTCGTTCATGGCAGAGCCATCGGATTTCAGGTTTCGAAACGATATATCGTGTTCCAGTGTGCAATCAAAACTTTTATCATGCAATTCAATGGTTACGGTGCGGTTTTTCTTGATCAGGCATTCCATGTCCGTGGTATCGGTTTCTGCCTCAAGCAAGTTACCGACCTGTTGTGCCAGGTCCATGATAGTGTGTTCGATTTTCATATCGTTCCCCTTTCTTAAAGCAAATTACGCCGAAAAGAAAACGCCGAAAAAAACCCAAGCAAGGGCTTTTTTCGGCGTTGGTTCCAGCGCTATAGTCTGTTCCATTTTACCAAATGGGAGTTGCATATTTTTAAGCAGTGATAATTGATGCCTGATCGGAAATACTATGGGTTCCCGTTCGTGAATAGTATAAGATAAATCGTCTAAAAAGGGAAACTATAGGCCTACACCCACTTATACAAAATCAATCTTCTTCATCTTCCTCGTCATCTTCATTGTCTTCATTGTCTTCAGAGTCGCCTTGTTCTTCACCTGGCATGACGTCTGTTTCTTGTTCCATTTCCGGCTCTTCTTCCCCGCCGCCGCATGCAGCAAGCATTCCGGCAGACAGCATTGCCGCCGCGCCGACTTTCAGCCACTTCTGTTGTGCCATTGTCCTTCCTCCTCTGCTTCAGTTCCTTATTAGCTCTATACCCGCTTGACCGACGGAGAAACTAAAGGAAGCCTCAGGAGTTGGTTGCCGGTAGCAGGCCTTTGTGATGGCTATATTTCGTCAACACACTTTCCGCGAACGCATCACAGCGCAGACAGTCATCCGCAGACGGCATTTGTTCGACTTTGAGCGTTGCGGCTAAGACCGTTGTCGCATGCAGCATGTCCCGGAACAGATCTACCGCGCCGCAATACGTCGCAAAGCAGCGGTCGCCTGTGCCGAATACGCCTGTGATGGGCGTCTTATCCTGGTGTTCCATCGCTTCGTACAGCCCATGCAGCTGCTTCGGGATTTCGCCGTTCATCCACGTATACGTACCAACCAAAACTATATCGTAACAGCATAGTTCGGCGAGATTGAATTCCTTCACGCGAAAAACATCCGGTTGAGCCCCTTGACGAACTAGCGCATCCGCAACCATTTGAGTGAGGCTTTCCGTGTGCCCCGTCGCAGAAGCATAGACAATTGCAATGGTCGGTTTATAATTCGTCAAAGCCGTTCGACTCCGATACTTTCGTATAGGCACGTGATTTCTGTTCGAAGAAATCCGACTTCGTGCTGTTCATCATGTCATCGCCGAAGACGCGGATCCATGGCATCGGATTATCGCGTGTTTCGTAGAGGTTG
It encodes the following:
- a CDS encoding anthranilate synthase component II; the encoded protein is MIVIIDHYDSFTYNLVHYFERLGARVEVLQNDRAVLQDLEALSPELIVLSPGPGKPLQPGVGTKALEQLSGNIPILGVCLGHQSIVEFYGGKVRKGVQPVHGKVSEVTHSGQGVFAGLISPTPVVRYHSLVAEIDTLPGILEVTATAEDGSIMGVRHKELPVEGIQFHPESILTKDGFQMLATAYQNAQLWNREKKGGAHDGPLSAV
- a CDS encoding DUF1259 domain-containing protein, whose product is MKIEHTIMDLAQQVGNLLEAETDTTDMECLIKKNRTVTIELHDKSFDCTLEHDISFRNLKSDGSAMNEADIYLLPEEVPLFTQALQQYPIALPTEFEQSIDSNPNIVCLRLTTEEPPENFAARLAAALRQID
- a CDS encoding flavodoxin domain-containing protein, which encodes MTNYKPTIAIVYASATGHTESLTQMVADALVRQGAQPDVFRVKEFNLAELCCYDIVLVGTYTWMNGEIPKQLHGLYEAMEHQDKTPITGVFGTGDRCFATYCGAVDLFRDMLHATTVLAATLKVEQMPSADDCLRCDAFAESVLTKYSHHKGLLPATNS